The Streptomyces sp. NBC_01268 genome window below encodes:
- a CDS encoding polymorphic toxin-type HINT domain-containing protein, translating into MTTGLTAMDASAAPSDLRLLETQRLTKVGGAPITGKPAPGPAESQRKSWKSAPAIAWPKAGSAEITLPAPESAAAGERNPAARSSLAVTKPGKPGKAIRAGALPVTVAALPPRTPAALPPRTPAAGRTARAVKPPTTGVNTAPVKVKVGLLDQAAARRAGRAGSLLLSVQRTDTGSSSAPVSVALDYNAFKNAYGGGWGSRLRFTALPACALTTPNKPECRRGTPVTTVNDPKTGKLVATFDAPAQPVAAPSGARRSMAAAGTQAVTLAATAGADGANGTYKATSLNPSGSWQAGGSAGDFSWSYPLDIPASLGGPSPSLTLGYSSSTIDGRTSASAQQTSWVGDGWDLASNFIERSYVPCSQDKRPNSGYNNPKDDTGDLCHGAPMVTLSLNGGSTQLVLDDTTKKWRPAKDDGSRVELLQGAQNGDKEGDHWRFTNPQGIQFYFGLNRVPGWTAGKPLTNSAWTVPVYGNHPGEPCYNATFANAACDQAYRWNLDYVVDPRGNAMTYWYEKETNYYGSNYQIAGGSTARPYDRSGWLDHIAYGLRSDNLFAEPPAQVDFEVLERCLVSADFDCAPGKLKPDVDWNVAKQWPDTPGDQLCASGEECKGRFTPTFFTRKRLAEVTTTVWNGTERKPVDTWKLTQDFPMTGDGTDYPLWLSEIRHTGRNGSDLPLPPVKFRGKQLDNRVDGTGDGKPPYKRYRVEAIDTETGSTILAHYADTQCTSTALPSSPETNKMRCYPVITEIPDPNDPARERKLYVTDWFHKHVVDWVQEEDRNGNSPTRRTEYQFLGDPAWAYDDETEMMRPKTRTWSQWRGYERVRTLIGMAPDRRSQTETLFFRGLDGDRATPSGGTRTVKVKDSEGNELPDHRLFAGQTREVLAYDGEGGPLEAATTYTPWLHGPTATRLRKGAVPEEDIEPQQSYVQQTSDVASRILLSDGRGWRRTAMHTEYDDRGFAQSVSNRGDIADPSDDSCTRYEYDEDPARWIIARQKRVESVAKACDATDVARPADVTSDVRMHYDAAGNVQSTESLSGYSGGAPQYTTDGSAEYDAYGRPTATTDVFGKVTRTAYTPASGQIVTKVVTTNTLGHTKTTETDLGRGSVLAETDANGRKQVMRYDPLGRLLKVWSPDRDPLSKSPDGEFSYDVRTDGPVVITNKALLDDGTYRTSYDIYDASLRIRQTQMEALGGGRVISDTFYNSLGQVWKSNGAYYTEGTASGVQWDPKDNEVPSSTMTQYDGSGRATAQISRKFGVETSRTTTSYGGDNITVDPPKGETPTRAFVDGLGRKTELRFFKADSPTGAYDTTRYSYSQRGMLASVVNQAGDRWSWEYDLRGRKVKQTDPDNGSSTLAYGQGDRLESMTDARGKTIAPEYDVLGRVVATHEGSVTGPKLTATTYDTLPGAIGLPVSSTRYEGGNAYTTQITGYDTEYRPTGSKITIPASEGALAGTYSFSSGYRPNTGLSAWTMQPAAGGLPSEITTQTYNHFELPTVMGIGGKAFVGKVDYSPMGDVLRTEAGPAGSQVYTTNFYDEQTREVLRTVNDREVSPSRINDTTYERDDVGNILKMTDTEGSTGTPDVQCFTYDYLRRMNEAWTATDDCAAKPGSSGPGSTPSVGGANPYWSSYSFDAAGNRTKEVQHSPTGDTAKDVTRSFVYGTPGQARANQLQRVDTTGPGGSRTESYTYDEAGNTRSRTIQGDTQNLEWDLAGRLAKVTKGSDSTEFVYDAGGGRLIKREKSGTTLYLPGTEVKLTAAGKLEGTRYYAHPAGPSMVKTAKDGVITTSYLMGDQNGTATTAVDTSTSAITRRKYTPFGEVRGTAPSVWPGKKGFVGGEVDESTGLVHLGAREYDPGTGRFLSVDPVVDYNEPKQMNPYAYANNSPVTYADPSGLSIAPPVMPVMDFTAAEEAWAKMVQGKSALDVALEVAIGILKDVSGYNDIKACLGGDGWACAGLALDAALPFAGRAKRILKALDRAWEAFNSWASKLALARDIMRKVERYQQAMAKYAEDLAEWKRQIEEAAERARKLEEEAAAARRAAQEAAAAAAKKADEAAATAAKQGKSSAQKAKKADGDGKSSKSSESKKADEPKKSGGKETDSGGSSGCNSFVPGTEVLMADGSAKAIEKIELGDEVVTTDEKTGATKSRPVVARIIGEGQKNLVEITIDTDGAKGDAKEKITATDGHPFWVPSLHKWLKATDLTAGEWLRTSSGTWVQVTEVKRWTQHKRVHNLTVADLHTYYVLAGTTPALVHNDSCPTERDPYSAEHTETRQKENASNWGKIPKEVHQTVNGVENGSIPQRISGGALDWFDARYKSGNVWKYNTNHEWYGATIYTGSNGENTLTRILVRQDGVVGYVLGHDYNNIFEYGYAGRLPGRWNRPPQSWYNAHS; encoded by the coding sequence ATGACCACCGGCCTCACGGCCATGGACGCCAGCGCGGCCCCCTCCGACCTGCGGCTCCTGGAGACGCAGCGACTGACGAAGGTCGGCGGGGCGCCGATCACCGGCAAGCCGGCCCCCGGCCCCGCCGAGTCCCAGCGGAAGAGCTGGAAGAGCGCGCCCGCCATCGCCTGGCCGAAGGCCGGCTCGGCCGAGATCACGCTGCCCGCCCCGGAGTCCGCGGCCGCCGGTGAGCGGAATCCGGCCGCCCGCAGCTCCCTGGCCGTCACCAAGCCCGGTAAGCCCGGCAAGGCGATCCGCGCGGGCGCCCTGCCCGTCACCGTCGCCGCGCTGCCGCCCCGCACTCCGGCCGCGCTGCCGCCCCGCACTCCGGCCGCGGGCCGCACCGCGCGGGCCGTCAAGCCGCCGACCACCGGCGTGAACACCGCGCCGGTCAAGGTCAAGGTCGGCCTGCTCGACCAGGCCGCGGCCCGCCGCGCCGGGCGCGCCGGCAGCCTGCTCCTCTCGGTGCAGCGCACGGACACGGGCAGCTCCTCGGCCCCCGTCTCGGTCGCGCTCGACTACAACGCCTTCAAGAACGCGTACGGCGGCGGCTGGGGCTCCCGGCTGCGCTTCACCGCGCTCCCGGCCTGTGCGCTGACCACGCCGAACAAGCCGGAGTGCCGCCGGGGCACCCCGGTCACCACGGTCAACGACCCGAAGACCGGGAAGCTGGTCGCCACCTTCGACGCCCCGGCCCAGCCGGTCGCCGCTCCCTCGGGCGCCCGCCGCTCGATGGCCGCCGCCGGCACGCAGGCCGTGACGCTGGCCGCGACCGCGGGCGCCGACGGCGCCAACGGCACGTACAAGGCGACCTCGCTCAACCCGAGCGGCTCCTGGCAGGCCGGCGGCTCCGCGGGCGACTTCTCCTGGTCGTACCCGCTGGACATCCCCGCCTCGCTCGGTGGCCCCAGCCCCTCGCTGACGCTCGGCTACTCCAGCTCGACCATCGACGGCCGGACCTCCGCCTCCGCCCAGCAGACCTCCTGGGTCGGCGACGGCTGGGACCTGGCCTCGAACTTCATCGAGCGGTCCTACGTCCCGTGCAGCCAGGACAAGCGGCCGAACTCCGGGTACAACAACCCGAAGGACGACACCGGCGACCTGTGCCACGGCGCGCCCATGGTCACCCTGTCGCTCAACGGCGGCTCCACCCAGCTCGTCCTGGACGACACCACCAAGAAGTGGCGTCCGGCCAAGGACGACGGCTCCCGGGTCGAGCTGCTCCAGGGTGCCCAGAACGGGGACAAGGAGGGTGACCACTGGCGGTTCACCAACCCCCAGGGCATCCAGTTCTACTTCGGTCTCAACCGGGTCCCCGGCTGGACCGCGGGCAAGCCGCTGACCAACTCCGCCTGGACCGTCCCGGTCTACGGCAACCACCCCGGTGAGCCCTGCTACAACGCCACCTTCGCGAACGCCGCGTGCGACCAGGCGTACCGCTGGAACCTCGACTACGTCGTGGACCCGCGCGGCAACGCCATGACGTACTGGTACGAGAAGGAGACCAACTACTACGGCTCCAACTACCAGATCGCCGGCGGCTCCACCGCCCGCCCGTACGACCGGTCCGGCTGGCTCGACCACATCGCGTACGGTCTGCGCAGCGACAACCTGTTCGCCGAGCCCCCGGCCCAGGTGGACTTCGAGGTCCTCGAACGCTGCCTGGTCAGCGCGGACTTCGACTGCGCCCCGGGCAAGCTGAAGCCGGACGTCGACTGGAACGTCGCCAAGCAGTGGCCGGACACCCCCGGCGACCAGCTGTGCGCCTCCGGCGAGGAGTGTAAGGGCCGGTTCACCCCGACCTTCTTCACCCGCAAGCGCCTGGCCGAGGTCACCACCACCGTCTGGAACGGCACCGAGCGCAAGCCGGTCGACACCTGGAAGCTCACCCAGGACTTCCCGATGACCGGTGACGGCACGGACTACCCGCTGTGGCTGTCCGAGATCCGGCACACCGGCCGCAACGGCTCCGACCTCCCGCTGCCGCCCGTGAAGTTCCGCGGCAAGCAGCTCGACAACCGGGTCGACGGCACGGGCGACGGCAAGCCGCCGTACAAGCGCTACCGCGTCGAGGCGATCGACACGGAGACCGGATCCACGATCCTGGCGCACTACGCCGACACCCAGTGCACCTCCACCGCCCTGCCCTCGTCCCCCGAGACGAACAAGATGCGGTGCTACCCGGTGATCACGGAGATCCCGGACCCGAACGACCCGGCGCGCGAGCGCAAGCTGTACGTCACCGACTGGTTCCACAAGCACGTCGTCGACTGGGTCCAGGAGGAGGACCGCAACGGCAACTCGCCGACGCGGCGCACCGAGTACCAGTTCCTCGGCGACCCCGCGTGGGCCTACGACGACGAGACCGAGATGATGCGGCCCAAGACCCGCACCTGGTCCCAGTGGCGTGGCTACGAGCGGGTCCGCACCCTCATCGGCATGGCGCCCGACCGGCGCTCGCAGACCGAGACGCTGTTCTTCCGCGGCCTCGACGGCGACCGCGCGACGCCCTCCGGCGGCACCCGCACGGTCAAGGTCAAGGACTCCGAGGGCAACGAGCTCCCGGACCACCGCCTCTTCGCCGGCCAGACCCGCGAGGTCCTGGCGTACGACGGCGAGGGCGGCCCGCTGGAGGCGGCGACCACGTACACCCCGTGGCTCCACGGCCCCACGGCGACCCGCCTCCGCAAGGGCGCGGTCCCCGAGGAGGACATCGAGCCGCAGCAGTCCTACGTCCAGCAGACCTCGGACGTGGCCTCCCGCATCCTCCTCTCCGACGGCCGCGGCTGGCGCCGCACGGCGATGCACACCGAGTACGACGACCGCGGCTTCGCCCAGTCGGTCTCGAACCGCGGCGACATCGCGGACCCGTCGGACGACAGCTGCACCCGCTACGAGTACGACGAGGACCCGGCGCGCTGGATCATCGCGCGGCAGAAGCGGGTGGAGTCGGTCGCGAAGGCGTGTGACGCGACGGACGTGGCGCGTCCGGCGGACGTGACGTCGGACGTGCGGATGCACTACGACGCGGCGGGCAACGTGCAGTCCACCGAGTCGCTCTCGGGCTACTCGGGCGGCGCGCCGCAGTACACGACGGACGGCAGCGCCGAGTACGACGCCTACGGCCGCCCGACGGCGACCACGGACGTCTTCGGCAAGGTCACCCGGACCGCGTACACCCCGGCCTCCGGGCAGATCGTGACCAAGGTCGTCACGACCAACACCCTGGGCCACACGAAGACCACGGAGACGGACCTCGGACGCGGCTCGGTCCTCGCCGAGACGGACGCGAACGGCCGAAAGCAGGTCATGCGCTACGACCCGCTCGGCCGGCTCCTCAAGGTCTGGTCCCCGGACCGCGACCCGCTGAGCAAGTCGCCGGACGGCGAGTTCTCGTACGACGTCCGCACCGACGGCCCGGTGGTCATCACCAACAAGGCCCTGCTGGACGACGGCACCTACCGCACCAGCTACGACATCTACGACGCGAGCCTGCGCATCCGCCAGACCCAGATGGAGGCGCTGGGCGGTGGCCGGGTCATCTCGGACACCTTCTACAACAGCCTCGGCCAGGTCTGGAAGAGCAACGGCGCCTACTACACCGAGGGCACTGCCTCCGGCGTCCAGTGGGACCCGAAGGACAACGAGGTCCCGTCCTCGACGATGACCCAGTACGACGGCTCCGGCCGTGCGACCGCGCAGATCTCCCGCAAGTTCGGCGTGGAGACCTCGCGGACCACGACCAGCTACGGCGGCGACAACATCACCGTCGACCCGCCGAAGGGCGAGACCCCGACCCGGGCCTTCGTGGACGGCCTCGGCCGCAAGACGGAGCTGCGCTTCTTCAAGGCGGACTCGCCGACCGGCGCGTACGACACCACGCGGTACTCCTACAGCCAGCGCGGCATGCTGGCGTCGGTCGTGAACCAGGCCGGGGACCGTTGGTCCTGGGAGTACGACCTCCGCGGGCGGAAGGTCAAGCAGACCGACCCCGACAACGGCTCGTCGACGCTGGCGTACGGCCAGGGCGACCGGCTCGAGTCCATGACCGACGCCCGGGGCAAGACCATCGCGCCCGAGTACGACGTGCTGGGCCGGGTCGTCGCCACGCACGAGGGCTCGGTGACGGGTCCGAAGCTGACGGCGACCACGTACGACACCCTGCCCGGCGCCATCGGCCTGCCGGTCTCCTCCACGCGCTACGAGGGCGGTAACGCCTACACGACGCAGATCACCGGCTACGACACGGAGTACCGTCCGACCGGGTCGAAGATCACCATCCCTGCCTCGGAGGGCGCACTCGCCGGCACCTACAGCTTCTCCTCCGGCTACCGGCCGAACACCGGTCTGTCCGCGTGGACGATGCAGCCGGCGGCGGGCGGTCTGCCCAGCGAGATCACCACGCAGACGTACAACCACTTCGAGCTGCCCACCGTCATGGGCATCGGAGGGAAGGCGTTCGTCGGCAAGGTCGACTACTCGCCCATGGGCGACGTGCTGCGCACGGAGGCGGGGCCGGCCGGCTCCCAGGTCTACACGACGAACTTCTACGACGAGCAGACCCGCGAGGTGCTGCGGACCGTCAACGACCGCGAGGTGTCGCCGAGCCGGATCAACGACACGACGTACGAGCGGGACGACGTCGGCAACATCCTGAAGATGACGGACACGGAGGGTTCGACCGGCACCCCCGACGTCCAGTGCTTCACGTACGACTACCTGCGCCGGATGAACGAGGCGTGGACCGCCACGGACGACTGTGCCGCCAAGCCCGGCTCGTCCGGCCCGGGTTCCACGCCGTCGGTGGGCGGCGCCAACCCGTACTGGTCCTCGTACAGCTTCGACGCCGCGGGCAACCGCACGAAGGAGGTCCAGCACTCGCCGACCGGTGACACCGCGAAGGACGTCACCCGCAGCTTCGTCTACGGCACTCCCGGGCAGGCCCGCGCCAACCAGCTCCAGCGGGTCGACACGACCGGCCCGGGCGGCTCGCGCACCGAGTCCTACACCTACGACGAAGCGGGCAACACCCGCAGCCGGACCATCCAGGGCGACACGCAGAACCTGGAGTGGGACCTCGCCGGCCGGCTCGCGAAGGTCACCAAGGGCTCCGATTCGACAGAGTTCGTCTACGACGCCGGCGGCGGCCGCCTGATCAAGCGCGAGAAGTCCGGCACCACGCTGTACCTGCCCGGCACCGAGGTCAAGCTGACCGCGGCGGGCAAGCTGGAGGGCACGCGCTACTACGCCCACCCCGCCGGCCCCAGCATGGTCAAGACGGCGAAGGACGGCGTGATCACCACGTCGTACCTGATGGGCGACCAGAACGGCACGGCCACCACTGCCGTGGACACGTCGACGTCGGCCATCACGCGGCGCAAGTACACCCCGTTCGGCGAGGTGCGCGGCACTGCGCCGTCGGTGTGGCCGGGCAAGAAGGGCTTCGTCGGCGGAGAGGTCGACGAGTCCACGGGCCTGGTCCATCTGGGCGCTCGGGAGTACGACCCGGGAACGGGCCGCTTCCTTTCGGTCGACCCCGTGGTCGACTACAACGAGCCCAAGCAGATGAACCCGTACGCCTACGCGAACAACTCGCCGGTGACGTACGCGGACCCGAGCGGTCTCTCGATCGCGCCGCCCGTGATGCCCGTCATGGACTTCACAGCGGCGGAAGAGGCCTGGGCCAAGATGGTCCAGGGCAAGAGCGCGCTGGACGTCGCCCTCGAGGTCGCCATCGGCATCCTCAAGGACGTCTCCGGCTACAACGACATCAAGGCCTGCCTCGGTGGCGACGGCTGGGCCTGCGCAGGCCTCGCCCTCGACGCGGCGCTGCCCTTCGCGGGCCGTGCCAAGCGCATCCTGAAGGCCCTCGACCGCGCCTGGGAGGCCTTCAACAGCTGGGCTTCGAAGCTGGCCCTGGCCCGCGACATCATGCGCAAGGTCGAGCGCTACCAGCAGGCCATGGCCAAGTACGCCGAGGACCTGGCCGAGTGGAAACGCCAGATCGAGGAGGCCGCCGAACGCGCGAGAAAGCTGGAGGAAGAGGCCGCGGCGGCCCGAAGAGCCGCCCAGGAGGCAGCGGCCGCAGCCGCCAAGAAGGCCGACGAGGCCGCGGCGACGGCGGCCAAGCAGGGCAAGTCGTCGGCGCAGAAGGCCAAGAAGGCCGACGGTGACGGCAAGTCGTCGAAGTCCTCGGAGTCGAAGAAGGCCGACGAGCCGAAGAAGTCGGGCGGCAAGGAGACCGACAGCGGCGGTTCGAGCGGCTGCAACAGCTTCGTTCCGGGCACCGAGGTCCTCATGGCCGACGGGTCGGCCAAGGCCATCGAGAAGATCGAGCTCGGCGACGAGGTCGTGACCACCGACGAGAAGACGGGGGCCACGAAGAGCCGTCCGGTCGTCGCCCGGATCATCGGTGAGGGCCAGAAGAACCTCGTCGAGATCACGATCGACACCGACGGCGCCAAGGGCGACGCCAAGGAGAAGATCACCGCGACCGACGGTCACCCCTTCTGGGTCCCGTCGCTGCACAAGTGGCTGAAGGCCACGGACCTCACGGCCGGTGAGTGGCTCCGCACCTCGTCCGGCACCTGGGTCCAGGTCACCGAGGTCAAGCGCTGGACCCAGCACAAGCGGGTCCACAACCTCACCGTCGCCGACCTCCACACGTACTACGTGTTGGCGGGCACCACCCCGGCTCTGGTCCACAACGACTCGTGCCCGACGGAGCGTGACCCGTACTCCGCTGAGCACACGGAGACACGCCAGAAGGAGAACGCCTCCAACTGGGGCAAGATCCCGAAGGAAGTCCACCAGACCGTCAACGGTGTGGAGAACGGATCGATCCCCCAGCGGATCAGCGGCGGCGCGCTCGACTGGTTCGACGCCCGCTACAAGTCCGGCAACGTCTGGAAGTACAACACCAATCACGAGTGGTACGGCGCGACCATCTACACCGGCTCGAACGGCGAGAACACCCTGACGCGTATCCTGGTCCGTCAGGACGGTGTCGTCGGATACGTACTCGGACACGACTACAACAACATCTTCGAGTACGGATACGCCGGGCGATTGCCCGGCAGATGGAACAGACCCCCACAGAGTTGGTACAACGCGCACTCATGA